A genomic stretch from Candidatus Omnitrophota bacterium includes:
- a CDS encoding DUF2442 domain-containing protein, whose translation MSTSDVKPGERVKDVHFTEDAISVDLVDGRTISAPLAWYPRLLHAAPEQRENWRIAGGGYGIHWPDIDEDLSTEGLLRGAPAPYGAGLVKA comes from the coding sequence ATGTCTACTTCAGACGTCAAACCCGGTGAACGGGTGAAAGATGTCCATTTTACGGAAGACGCCATCAGCGTCGATCTTGTCGATGGACGCACAATTTCTGCGCCTTTGGCATGGTATCCCCGGTTATTGCATGCCGCGCCTGAACAGCGGGAAAATTGGCGCATCGCCGGAGGCGGTTATGGAATTCACTGGCCGGATATTGATGAAGATTTGAGCACGGAGGGTTTATTGCGCGGCGCTCCCGCGCCTTATGGCGCGGGACTGGTTAAGGCTTAA
- a CDS encoding ribonuclease H-like domain-containing protein has translation MADLYEKLKRFSSVNSAGKKTEEVLPAPLQPVSIPQQLLQIPGLVSGAQLIGAIEKREAEKKKVLLAAGVEETTNSVGSYGLRLMRFGGVSLPYPPQDIIGREIVRQTGEEFFQNIRSEDLLFLDTETTGLAGGTGTLPFLIGAGYFEDGDFCLRQYLMRDYDEEPAVLHELLDLFPRFRALASYNGKCFDAPLLHSRFLLNRLPSPLLELPHYDVLYPARRFWRDRLPNCSLSTIEAAILGRRRDEDVPSEQIPFIYFDFLRGLRVYRMKPVISHNAEDILSLAMLAAKTCRMTQSPLGECGHGLELAGYGRFLAFNGDGETACACLEESLRRGDLPGGAQLAVYRLLAKLYKRRERYLEAAAINRRALGEFDDFFACVDLAKFYEHHAKQCGEALHLTERALRKIAEDRELEDAIFQRKREWEEKLNHRRRRLLRKLQGN, from the coding sequence ATGGCGGATCTTTACGAAAAGTTGAAACGTTTTTCCAGCGTCAACTCGGCGGGGAAAAAAACCGAGGAAGTCTTGCCTGCGCCCTTGCAACCTGTCTCTATCCCGCAGCAACTTCTGCAAATTCCCGGCCTGGTCAGCGGCGCGCAACTGATCGGCGCCATCGAAAAAAGAGAAGCGGAAAAAAAGAAAGTTCTCTTGGCGGCGGGTGTGGAGGAGACAACCAACTCCGTTGGTTCCTACGGTTTGCGCCTAATGCGGTTTGGCGGCGTCTCGCTCCCTTATCCGCCGCAAGATATTATTGGCCGCGAGATTGTCCGGCAAACGGGAGAGGAATTTTTCCAAAATATTCGATCCGAAGACCTGCTTTTTTTGGATACGGAAACGACGGGATTGGCGGGAGGAACGGGAACGCTTCCCTTTCTGATCGGCGCGGGGTATTTCGAAGACGGAGATTTTTGCCTGCGCCAGTATTTGATGCGCGATTACGACGAGGAACCCGCCGTTCTGCATGAGTTGCTCGATCTGTTCCCGCGTTTCCGCGCCCTGGCGAGTTATAACGGAAAATGCTTCGATGCGCCGCTGCTCCATTCGCGCTTCCTCCTGAACCGCCTGCCATCGCCGTTGCTGGAGCTTCCCCATTATGACGTACTCTATCCGGCGCGCCGTTTTTGGAGAGACCGCCTGCCCAACTGCTCTCTTTCCACCATCGAAGCGGCCATACTGGGACGCCGGCGCGACGAAGACGTTCCCAGCGAGCAGATTCCCTTTATCTATTTCGATTTTCTGCGCGGCTTGCGCGTTTATCGAATGAAACCGGTGATTAGCCATAATGCGGAAGACATCCTCTCGCTGGCCATGCTGGCCGCGAAGACGTGCCGCATGACCCAATCTCCGTTGGGGGAATGCGGGCATGGTCTGGAATTGGCTGGATATGGGCGATTTTTGGCCTTTAACGGCGATGGAGAAACGGCCTGCGCCTGCCTGGAAGAAAGTTTACGCCGAGGCGACTTGCCCGGCGGCGCCCAACTCGCCGTTTATCGTCTGCTCGCCAAACTCTACAAACGCCGGGAGCGTTATCTCGAAGCCGCCGCCATCAACCGCCGTGCGCTAGGCGAATTCGATGATTTCTTCGCCTGCGTCGATCTGGCCAAGTTTTATGAGCATCACGCCAAGCAATGCGGCGAGGCGCTTCATCTTACCGAACGCGCGTTGCGGAAAATCGCCGAAGATCGGGAATTGGAGGATGCGATTTTCCAACGGAAACGCGAATGGGAAGAAAAACTGAATCATCGCCGACGGCGGCTTTTGCGGAAATTGCAAGGGAATTAA
- a CDS encoding DUF4160 domain-containing protein, producing the protein MPTILRLGPYRIYFVSHDILNEPPHIHIDREDQSAKFWLNPVSLSRNLGFSPYELRSIERLLRERQQELLEAWNVYFRRQTR; encoded by the coding sequence ATGCCGACTATTCTTAGACTTGGCCCGTATCGGATATACTTCGTCAGTCATGACATCTTGAATGAACCGCCGCATATCCATATTGATCGCGAGGATCAATCAGCCAAGTTTTGGCTCAATCCAGTGTCGTTGTCTCGTAATCTAGGCTTCAGTCCCTACGAATTAAGGAGTATTGAAAGGCTCCTAAGAGAACGCCAACAAGAACTTTTGGAGGCTTGGAATGTCTACTTCAGACGTCAAACCCGGTGA
- a CDS encoding prepilin-type N-terminal cleavage/methylation domain-containing protein — protein sequence MKEKTAFTLIELLIVVAIIGLLAAIAVPNFLNAQTRAKIARIEADFKTIATALEMYRLDNGAYISRANNISWPYRFYPLTTPVSYLSQGRWPDPFAPMGARTPDGDPVNYAYESKGWKDSENPLGRAYPTFAKKFVNSPHIWLHGREANYEWALISAGPDFDLQADAGARAKPDDLFFFYDSSNGIKSAGDIIRFGP from the coding sequence ATGAAAGAAAAAACCGCGTTTACGCTTATTGAATTGCTTATCGTTGTCGCCATTATCGGACTTTTGGCGGCTATCGCTGTCCCTAATTTTCTCAATGCGCAGACAAGGGCCAAAATCGCCCGCATCGAGGCCGATTTCAAAACTATCGCCACCGCCCTCGAAATGTACCGTCTGGACAACGGCGCCTATATCAGCCGCGCCAATAACATCTCCTGGCCATATCGCTTCTATCCCCTCACCACGCCGGTTTCCTACCTCAGCCAAGGCCGCTGGCCCGATCCCTTCGCGCCGATGGGCGCCCGAACACCCGACGGCGACCCCGTCAACTACGCTTACGAATCGAAAGGCTGGAAAGATAGCGAAAATCCTTTAGGCAGAGCTTACCCGACCTTCGCTAAAAAATTCGTAAATTCCCCTCATATCTGGCTGCATGGAAGGGAAGCGAATTATGAATGGGCGCTGATATCCGCTGGTCCTGATTTCGATCTGCAAGCCGATGCCGGCGCCAGAGCCAAGCCGGACGATCTATTCTTCTTTTACGATTCGTCCAATGGCATAAAAAGCGCGGGCGACATCATCCGTTTCGGGCCGTGA
- a CDS encoding YgiT-type zinc finger protein, which translates to MEKYVEKCPRCGGEVMEKEVTEVLYGGVNTAILHVAAGVCLVCGERLYAPEMVRKFEEIELKLEQQNTSEFMPLGRSYRAV; encoded by the coding sequence ATGGAAAAATATGTTGAAAAATGCCCGCGTTGCGGGGGAGAGGTAATGGAAAAAGAAGTGACCGAAGTTTTATATGGCGGAGTCAATACGGCGATTTTGCATGTTGCCGCGGGAGTCTGTTTAGTATGCGGGGAGAGGTTGTACGCTCCCGAGATGGTGCGAAAATTCGAAGAGATCGAATTAAAATTAGAGCAACAGAATACTTCGGAGTTCATGCCCCTTGGACGCTCCTATCGGGCCGTATGA
- a CDS encoding type II toxin-antitoxin system HicB family antitoxin translates to MKNEYTAVVKQEDDWWIGWIEEIPGVNGQEKTYEELKESLEITLREALEFYRQDALNAAGSDCIKEKNCV, encoded by the coding sequence GTGAAGAACGAATATACCGCCGTGGTAAAACAAGAGGACGATTGGTGGATCGGCTGGATTGAAGAAATTCCAGGCGTCAATGGCCAGGAAAAAACGTATGAAGAATTGAAAGAATCGCTGGAAATTACGTTGCGTGAAGCACTGGAATTCTATCGCCAGGATGCGCTGAACGCCGCAGGAAGCGATTGCATAAAAGAAAAAAACTGTGTATGA